The Gemmatimonadota bacterium genome window below encodes:
- a CDS encoding DUF4350 domain-containing protein codes for MADATRSQVITLVVLVVAFALATFLVVPLGSRADDDIRASTLLTGDHGAGALYQAMVTLGLPVERRHTPFIDADPLRGPLVMLSVGAVGLSRSEREGLVAWVRAGGTLMYAPGFFDPLTESLELGSHDPVFPNPFFAEPRVPAAPLPHAWTEGVNEVPDVASTFDELAEDLDHEVIIESAGGAPVVIAYRFGQGRVVALADQTLVSNETARAGAGALVVFVRAAADLAEPGDTIWFDEYHHGFAGGGSPLDAAWRFVADTGRGRALAQLAVLALALLYVVGRRFGAPRPPAPQRRRSPLEHVDALARVYRGAGARTTARRLLIGGLARRLREPHPAGDAETAALLDRLGRHPAMGPPAGRLAGVLAADGAPLDVAGAIDDIIDPGRKA; via the coding sequence ATGGCTGACGCGACGCGCAGCCAGGTGATCACGCTGGTCGTGCTGGTCGTGGCGTTCGCGCTCGCGACCTTCCTCGTGGTGCCCCTCGGATCCCGCGCCGACGACGATATCCGGGCGAGCACGCTGCTCACGGGCGACCACGGGGCGGGCGCGCTCTACCAAGCAATGGTCACCCTCGGCCTGCCGGTGGAGCGGCGCCACACCCCTTTCATCGACGCCGATCCGCTGCGGGGTCCGCTGGTCATGCTCTCCGTGGGCGCGGTCGGCCTGTCCCGGTCCGAGCGCGAGGGGCTCGTGGCGTGGGTCCGCGCGGGCGGCACCCTGATGTATGCGCCCGGGTTCTTCGATCCGCTCACCGAGTCGCTGGAGCTGGGCTCGCACGACCCGGTGTTTCCGAATCCGTTCTTCGCGGAGCCTCGGGTGCCGGCGGCGCCTCTGCCCCACGCCTGGACGGAGGGGGTGAACGAGGTGCCGGACGTGGCGTCCACGTTCGATGAGCTTGCGGAGGATCTCGACCACGAAGTGATCATCGAGTCTGCGGGCGGCGCGCCCGTGGTGATCGCCTACCGGTTCGGGCAGGGCAGGGTGGTGGCGCTGGCGGACCAGACGCTCGTCTCGAACGAGACGGCGCGCGCCGGCGCCGGCGCCCTGGTGGTCTTCGTGCGCGCCGCCGCCGACCTCGCCGAGCCCGGCGACACGATCTGGTTCGACGAGTATCACCACGGCTTCGCCGGTGGCGGCTCACCGCTGGACGCCGCGTGGCGTTTCGTGGCAGACACCGGTCGGGGCCGCGCGCTGGCGCAGCTCGCGGTCCTGGCGCTGGCCCTGCTGTACGTCGTCGGGCGTCGCTTCGGCGCGCCGCGTCCGCCGGCCCCCCAGCGGCGGCGCTCCCCGCTGGAGCACGTGGACGCCCTCGCTCGCGTGTATCGCGGCGCCGGCGCCCGCACCACCGCGCGCCGGCTGTTGATCGGCGGGCTGGCCAGGCGGCTGCGGGAGCCCCACCCTGCGGGCGACGCTGAGACGGCCGCGCTCCTGGACAGGCTGGGCCGGCACCCCGCGATGGGGCCGCCCGCGGGGCGGCTGGCCGGCGTGCTGGCCGCCGACGGCGCCCCGCTGGACGTCGCCGGAGCCATCGACGACATCATCGACCCAGGGAGGAAAGCTTGA
- a CDS encoding MoxR family ATPase: MTDYDPPASTESRVDALLDGMAGVVLGQDRVLRHMLIALLADGHALLEGVPGTAKTLAVRVLARSLDLRFGRIQFTPDLMPSDLIGVSVLNRAEGTFEYRPGPVFTDLLLADEINRAPAKTQSALLEAMEEKRVTVDGKSRSLPAAFTVFATQNPVEYEGTYPLPEAQLDRFLLKIDVGYPDEAAERALLDMYAEGFDARRLDQSGLRPVFSAAELGTLRAKVRATHVEPRVRDYITQIVRVTRAEPSFSLGASPRAGVALFLAARAEAFLNGRDFVTPDDVKALSFPVLRHRVLLTPEAEVEGVAPDQRLRTLLESLEAPR; encoded by the coding sequence TTGACCGACTACGATCCGCCCGCCTCGACGGAGTCTCGCGTGGACGCGCTACTCGATGGCATGGCGGGCGTAGTGCTGGGTCAGGATCGCGTGCTCCGGCACATGCTGATCGCCCTGTTGGCGGACGGTCACGCGCTGCTGGAGGGCGTCCCCGGAACGGCCAAGACCCTGGCCGTGCGCGTGCTCGCGCGGTCGCTGGACCTGCGCTTCGGTCGGATCCAGTTCACGCCGGACTTGATGCCGTCGGATCTGATCGGCGTGAGCGTTCTCAACCGCGCCGAGGGCACGTTCGAGTATCGCCCGGGCCCCGTATTCACGGACCTGCTGCTCGCCGACGAGATCAATCGGGCCCCGGCCAAAACGCAATCGGCGCTGCTCGAGGCCATGGAGGAGAAGCGCGTCACGGTGGATGGGAAGTCGCGATCGTTGCCCGCGGCCTTCACCGTGTTCGCCACGCAGAACCCCGTGGAGTACGAAGGCACCTACCCGCTGCCCGAGGCGCAGCTCGACCGATTCCTGCTCAAGATCGACGTCGGCTACCCCGACGAGGCGGCCGAACGCGCCCTGCTGGACATGTACGCCGAGGGCTTCGACGCGCGGCGGCTGGACCAATCGGGTCTGCGGCCGGTCTTTTCGGCGGCCGAGCTGGGCACGCTCCGTGCGAAGGTGCGCGCCACCCACGTAGAACCGCGCGTGCGCGACTACATCACGCAGATCGTGCGCGTCACGCGCGCGGAGCCCTCGTTTTCGCTCGGGGCGAGCCCGCGCGCGGGGGTCGCGCTCTTCCTCGCGGCTCGCGCCGAGGCGTTCCTGAACGGGCGCGACTTCGTGACCCCCGACGACGTCAAGGCGCTGTCGTTTCCGGTGCTGCGCCATCGCGTGCTGCTGACCCCGGAGGCGGAGGTGGAGGGGGTGGCGCCCGATCAGCGGCTGCGCACCCTGCTGGAGTCCCTCGAGGCGCCCCGCTAG